The segment GAATCAGGATTTACGTAAAGAATAGCTGGTGTGTTGACTCCTGAGGACAACGCCGCAAACATGACCTTAGCTTCTGACGCTGTTCTCTCTCTATTGATTTTCCTATCTAGGTCAGGATTACGATAAGGTTTAGAAATTCTAACCTTATATACAGATTTTATACCTTGAAATCTTCCGTAATATACTAGCGACTCCGATCCTTTCTTAATCAATTTCAACTTCTCCACGGTATATCTACCTCATCAATTCTCCATCTAGGCCTTATGGTAGATTCTGAAATGTCTATAGAAACTCCATGCTTGAATCCAAGAAGCCCTGCATAAGCAATCATAGCTCCGTTATCACCAGAGTAAGAACTAGGTACTACCTTGAGATCAAGGTTCCAGTCCTTAGCTAACTGGATTAGTTTGTCTCTAAGACTTCCACTTGCTGCCACACCGCCAACTATCATTATCTCGCTTTTTTCAGTAAGTGCTACAGCTCGCTCTGTGGCTTCTAATAACATATCAAAGGCTATCTCTCTCAGGCTGAAACAGACGTCATGAATATCGTTTCTCCTCGCAGCTCTAAGAGCAGCTGTCAAAAGTCCCGAATAAGACATGTCCTCTCCCTTCACGACATAGGGAAGGTTAATTAACCTAGACCCTTTTTCGGCACATATATCTATTTTGTGCTTTCCGTTCACTATATATGGTGGCGCAAGTCCTATCTCTCTTACGAAAGTATCCATCATGTTCCCTAATGCTATATCTAACGTCTCTCCAAATATACGAAATCTTCCTTTGTAAAATGTAGAAATGATGGTATTACCTCCTGATAAGTATAAGATTAGAGGATCCCTGGCATCAGTAGTTAGATATCCTATTTCTATATGTCCTATACCGTGATTTACTGGAACTAGATTTTTCTTAAATTTTAATGCCAAGGCTCTGGCTACAACTGCTCCAACTCTGAGAGTCGGTCCCATACCTGGCCCCAGAGCTATTGCAATGGCGCTTATCTCGTCCATTGATGTGTTTGCCGCTTTTAATGCGTTCTTTAGTATAACGTGAGCAGTTAAAGAGTGATGTCTAGCTGCTTCACTAGGTTTCATCCCACCGCTCTG is part of the Metallosphaera cuprina Ar-4 genome and harbors:
- the kae1 gene encoding KEOPS complex N(6)-L-threonylcarbamoyladenine synthase Kae1, translating into MKVLGIESTAHTFGVGIAQDKPPYILANERDTFVPQSGGMKPSEAARHHSLTAHVILKNALKAANTSMDEISAIAIALGPGMGPTLRVGAVVARALALKFKKNLVPVNHGIGHIEIGYLTTDARDPLILYLSGGNTIISTFYKGRFRIFGETLDIALGNMMDTFVREIGLAPPYIVNGKHKIDICAEKGSRLINLPYVVKGEDMSYSGLLTAALRAARRNDIHDVCFSLREIAFDMLLEATERAVALTEKSEIMIVGGVAASGSLRDKLIQLAKDWNLDLKVVPSSYSGDNGAMIAYAGLLGFKHGVSIDISESTIRPRWRIDEVDIPWRS